Proteins encoded within one genomic window of Methanobacteriales archaeon HGW-Methanobacteriales-1:
- a CDS encoding class III signal peptide-containing protein — protein sequence MNFLKDEAGQGAAEYILLFGGVIVIAIAALVIYRAYFSTNSGLNAGQDVNSVRANINNR from the coding sequence ATGAATTTTTTAAAAGATGAAGCAGGACAAGGTGCAGCAGAATATATTCTATTATTCGGTGGAGTTATCGTTATAGCAATCGCAGCATTAGTAATCTATAGAGCATACTTCAGCACCAACTCTGGCCTAAACGCAGGACAAGATGTAAATAGTGTCCGAGCTAACATAAACAACAGATAA
- a CDS encoding class III signal peptide-containing protein — MLLDEKAQISAEMVLLVGAILIIVLVVGGYVFGISSSIAGNISSVVDHARDTTINKI, encoded by the coding sequence ATGTTACTCGATGAAAAAGCCCAAATTAGTGCAGAAATGGTATTACTTGTAGGAGCCATACTAATAATTGTATTAGTGGTTGGAGGCTATGTATTTGGCATTTCTAGTTCTATTGCCGGTAATATAAGTAGTGTGGTTGACCACGCTAGAGATACAACGATTAACAAAATATAA
- a CDS encoding class III signal peptide-containing protein, whose product MAFLKDEAGQGAAEYILLFGGVIVIAIAALVVYKSYFSSNTGLNVAKDANSVRSGVNNK is encoded by the coding sequence ATGGCTTTTTTAAAAGATGAAGCAGGCCAAGGTGCAGCAGAATATATTCTATTATTCGGTGGAGTTATCGTTATAGCAATCGCAGCATTAGTAGTTTATAAATCTTATTTTAGTAGTAATACTGGTTTAAATGTTGCAAAGGATGCTAATAGTGTCCGTAGTGGCGTTAATAATAAATAA